One Bradyrhizobium sp. CCGB12 genomic window carries:
- the groL gene encoding chaperonin GroEL (60 kDa chaperone family; promotes refolding of misfolded polypeptides especially under stressful conditions; forms two stacked rings of heptamers to form a barrel-shaped 14mer; ends can be capped by GroES; misfolded proteins enter the barrel where they are refolded when GroES binds): MAAKEVKFSVEARDKMLRGVDILANAVKVTLGPKGRNVVLDKSFGAPRITKDGVTVAKEIELEDKFENMGAQMVREVASKSADAAGDGTTTATVLAAAIVKEGAKSVAAGMNPMDLKRGIDLAVEAVVADLQKNSKKVTSNDEIAQVGTISANGDAEIGKFLSDAMKKVGNEGVITVEEAKSLETELDVVEGMQFDRGYISPYFVTNADKMRVEMEDAYILINEKKLSSLNELLPLLEAVVQTGKPLVIVAEDVEGEALATLVVNRLRGGLKVAAVKAPGFGDRRKAMLQDIAILTGGQAISEDLGIKLENVTLNMLGRAKKVMIDKENTTIVNGAGKKADIEARVAQIKAQIEETTSDYDREKLQERLAKLAGGVAVIRVGGATEVEVKERKDRVDDAMHATRAAVEEGIVPGGGVALLRASEQLKGLRTKNDDQKTGVEIVRKALSAPARQIAINAGEDGSVIVGKILENKAYNYGFDSQTGEYADLVKKGIIDPTKVVRTAIQNAASVAALLITTEAMVAELPKKGGAGPAMPPGGGMGGMDF, translated from the coding sequence ATGGCAGCCAAAGAAGTCAAATTCTCGGTTGAAGCGCGCGACAAGATGCTGCGCGGCGTCGACATCCTCGCCAATGCGGTGAAGGTCACGCTCGGTCCGAAGGGCCGCAACGTCGTGCTCGACAAGTCGTTCGGCGCTCCCCGCATCACCAAGGACGGCGTCACCGTCGCCAAGGAGATCGAGCTCGAGGACAAGTTCGAGAACATGGGCGCCCAGATGGTGCGCGAAGTCGCCTCCAAGTCCGCTGACGCGGCCGGCGACGGCACCACCACCGCGACCGTGCTCGCGGCCGCGATCGTGAAGGAAGGCGCCAAGTCGGTTGCCGCCGGCATGAACCCGATGGACCTCAAGCGCGGCATCGACCTCGCGGTCGAAGCCGTGGTTGCGGACCTCCAGAAGAACTCCAAGAAGGTCACCTCGAACGACGAGATCGCCCAGGTCGGTACCATCTCGGCCAACGGCGACGCCGAGATCGGCAAGTTCCTCTCCGACGCCATGAAGAAGGTCGGCAACGAGGGTGTCATCACCGTCGAGGAAGCCAAGTCGCTCGAGACCGAGCTCGACGTCGTCGAGGGCATGCAGTTCGACCGCGGCTACATCTCGCCGTACTTCGTCACCAACGCCGACAAGATGCGCGTTGAGATGGAGGACGCCTACATCCTCATCAACGAGAAGAAGCTCTCCTCGCTGAACGAGCTGCTGCCGTTGCTCGAGGCCGTGGTGCAAACCGGCAAGCCGCTGGTCATCGTCGCCGAGGACGTCGAAGGCGAAGCCCTCGCGACCCTCGTCGTGAACCGTCTGCGCGGCGGCCTCAAGGTTGCGGCCGTCAAGGCTCCGGGCTTCGGCGATCGCCGCAAGGCCATGCTGCAGGACATCGCGATCCTGACCGGCGGCCAGGCGATCTCGGAAGATCTCGGCATCAAGCTCGAGAACGTCACGCTCAACATGCTCGGTCGCGCCAAGAAGGTGATGATCGACAAGGAGAACACCACGATCGTCAACGGCGCCGGCAAGAAGGCCGACATCGAGGCGCGCGTGGCCCAGATCAAGGCGCAGATCGAGGAGACCACCTCGGACTACGATCGTGAGAAGCTCCAGGAGCGTCTCGCCAAGCTCGCGGGCGGCGTCGCGGTGATCCGCGTTGGCGGCGCCACCGAGGTCGAGGTGAAGGAGCGCAAGGATCGCGTTGATGACGCGATGCATGCGACCCGCGCGGCCGTGGAAGAAGGCATCGTTCCGGGCGGCGGCGTCGCCCTGCTCCGTGCCTCCGAGCAGCTCAAGGGCCTGCGCACCAAGAACGACGACCAGAAGACCGGCGTCGAGATCGTGCGCAAGGCGCTGTCGGCCCCCGCTCGCCAGATCGCGATCAACGCCGGTGAAGACGGCTCGGTGATCGTCGGCAAGATCCTGGAGAACAAGGCCTACAATTACGGCTTCGACTCCCAGACCGGCGAATATGCCGACCTCGTCAAGAAGGGCATCATCGACCCGA
- a CDS encoding co-chaperone GroES, with the protein MKFRPLHDRVVVKRIDAEEKTAGGIIIPDTAKEKPSQGEVVAVGPGGRDEAGKLIPIDLKVGDRVLFGKWSGTEVKIDGVDLLIMKESDIMGVLDVPASKKKAA; encoded by the coding sequence ATGAAATTCCGTCCGCTTCACGACCGCGTCGTGGTCAAGCGCATCGACGCAGAAGAGAAGACCGCTGGCGGCATCATCATTCCCGACACTGCCAAGGAAAAGCCCTCACAGGGTGAAGTCGTCGCCGTTGGCCCGGGTGGCCGCGACGAAGCCGGCAAGCTGATCCCGATCGACCTGAAGGTCGGCGACCGCGTGCTGTTCGGCAAGTGGTCCGGCACCGAGGTCAAGATCGACGGCGTCGATCTCTTGATCATGAAGGAAAGCGACATCATGGGCGTCCTCGACGTCCCCGCTTCCAAGAAGAAGGCGGCCTAA
- a CDS encoding usg protein — protein MGVRSGGVSDDFRKQLAGYGLTTAQILYRMPDHPSLLQTYVWQNYDMFPKFPALKDFLAFWQEKLDGPLHSVTVAHSKLIKPAELRAVDGVFRLH, from the coding sequence ATGGGCGTGCGGAGTGGGGGCGTTTCCGATGATTTCCGGAAACAGCTTGCGGGTTACGGGCTGACGACGGCGCAAATTCTCTATCGGATGCCCGATCATCCCTCTTTGCTCCAGACTTACGTCTGGCAGAACTACGACATGTTTCCGAAATTTCCGGCGTTGAAGGATTTCCTGGCGTTCTGGCAGGAAAAGCTAGACGGCCCGCTCCATTCGGTCACAGTCGCGCATTCGAAGCTGATCAAGCCGGCCGAGCTGCGGGCCGTGGATGGCGTGTTTCGGCTGCATTGA
- a CDS encoding tetratricopeptide repeat protein, which translates to MGNSVGQRAFQKARLQKRQKAEVLPMLGHALQLHKMGLLPEAQTAYRQLLQLAPNQFIALHMLGTLESDAKNYQQAEILLNRAVAVDSRSAEAHMSLGVALNGQRRHEEARESYRKALALRPDYALALSNLGNANVALELVQDALESYDKALALDASLSEAHNGRGWALCRRRNYDEALASLNRAISIKRDYPAALANRAVALRELQRFDEALADGNRAIALAPDDANGWLARASVLLAIQQIAQASHDCEQALAIAPDSIQAHLVLGLCLAGLGRVDEALASFDRALDIQPDLQSAISNKIFTLDFAGDATVERHQQARQVWWERVGAKIASEASGPHDNSREPDRRLVLGYVSSDFNAHSAALIFKPVLQHHDRAQFEIVCYACSSKVDATTSEFREIADRWRDASQWTEDRLAAEIRADGVDILIDLSGHTRGNRLGVFARKPAPIQVHGWGHGTGTGLPTIDYLFSDPVAIPHEVRHLFAETVVDLPCFVTLAPLPAGIARAQAPAISNGFVTFGVFNRISKISDEAAEAWSRVLERVPGSRLLIKDVALDDRLVRENLLARFETCGLPAERVDLLGATLRSEHLATFNRVDICLDPFPQNGGVSTWEALQMGVPVVAKLGNSLPSRAAGAILTALGLPDWVADSEEAYVEIAVGRAAEITDLDRLRRELPGQIDAAAASNPVSYGRAVDDAYRAMWKRYCNGGI; encoded by the coding sequence ATGGGCAACAGCGTAGGTCAACGTGCATTTCAAAAGGCGCGGCTTCAGAAACGACAAAAAGCCGAAGTCCTGCCAATGCTCGGGCACGCGCTCCAGCTGCATAAGATGGGGCTTCTCCCCGAGGCCCAGACTGCCTATCGGCAACTCCTGCAGCTTGCGCCCAACCAATTCATCGCGCTGCATATGCTCGGCACTTTGGAGTCTGATGCGAAAAACTATCAGCAAGCCGAGATTCTGCTGAACCGAGCGGTTGCCGTGGATTCGCGATCTGCCGAAGCTCATATGAGCCTGGGCGTCGCGCTCAACGGGCAACGACGCCACGAGGAGGCCCGCGAGAGCTATCGAAAGGCCCTCGCCTTGCGACCCGACTACGCCCTGGCCCTATCCAATCTCGGCAACGCGAACGTGGCCCTTGAACTTGTCCAGGATGCGCTCGAGAGCTACGACAAGGCGCTCGCCCTCGACGCAAGCCTTTCTGAAGCCCACAACGGCCGGGGTTGGGCACTCTGCCGTCGGCGCAACTATGATGAGGCTCTCGCAAGCTTGAACCGCGCGATATCGATCAAGCGTGACTATCCCGCGGCGCTGGCGAACCGCGCGGTCGCGTTGCGGGAACTTCAGCGTTTTGACGAAGCCCTGGCAGACGGCAATCGGGCAATCGCGCTGGCCCCCGACGACGCGAATGGGTGGCTCGCGCGGGCCAGTGTCTTGCTCGCAATCCAGCAGATTGCCCAGGCATCGCACGATTGCGAGCAGGCCCTCGCGATCGCTCCCGATTCCATTCAGGCTCACCTGGTGCTGGGCCTTTGCCTCGCCGGACTTGGCCGGGTCGACGAAGCCCTCGCCAGTTTCGACAGAGCCCTCGACATCCAGCCTGACCTCCAGAGCGCGATCTCCAACAAGATATTCACGCTCGATTTTGCGGGGGATGCCACCGTTGAGCGGCATCAGCAGGCGCGGCAGGTGTGGTGGGAGCGTGTCGGCGCGAAGATCGCGTCAGAAGCGTCGGGACCGCACGACAACAGCCGCGAGCCGGATCGCCGTCTGGTGCTTGGCTATGTCTCGTCGGATTTCAACGCGCATTCGGCCGCGTTGATTTTCAAGCCGGTCCTTCAACACCATGACCGGGCACAGTTCGAGATCGTGTGCTACGCCTGCTCGTCGAAAGTGGACGCTACGACCAGCGAATTTCGGGAGATCGCGGATCGCTGGCGCGACGCTTCGCAATGGACCGAGGATCGCCTCGCCGCCGAGATCCGCGCCGATGGCGTCGATATCCTGATCGATCTGTCCGGCCATACCAGGGGAAACCGCCTCGGCGTGTTTGCGCGCAAGCCGGCACCGATCCAGGTCCATGGCTGGGGCCACGGCACCGGCACCGGGCTGCCGACGATCGATTACCTGTTCTCGGACCCGGTCGCAATTCCTCACGAGGTTCGGCATCTGTTTGCGGAGACCGTTGTCGACCTGCCGTGCTTTGTGACGCTGGCGCCGTTGCCGGCCGGGATCGCGCGGGCGCAGGCGCCGGCGATCTCGAACGGCTTCGTCACATTCGGCGTCTTCAACCGCATCAGCAAGATTTCGGACGAGGCGGCGGAAGCCTGGTCCAGGGTTCTCGAGCGGGTGCCGGGTTCGCGACTGCTGATCAAGGATGTTGCGCTGGACGACCGGCTGGTCCGCGAGAATTTGCTGGCGCGGTTCGAGACTTGCGGATTGCCGGCCGAACGCGTCGATCTGCTCGGCGCCACCTTGCGAAGCGAGCATCTGGCGACGTTCAATCGCGTCGATATCTGCCTCGACCCGTTCCCGCAGAATGGCGGCGTCAGCACATGGGAAGCCCTGCAGATGGGCGTGCCGGTGGTCGCGAAACTCGGCAACAGCCTGCCCAGCCGTGCTGCCGGCGCCATCCTCACGGCGCTTGGCCTGCCGGACTGGGTCGCCGATAGCGAAGAGGCCTATGTCGAAATCGCAGTTGGCCGTGCGGCTGAGATCACCGACCTCGACAGATTGCGCCGCGAACTGCCCGGACAGATCGACGCTGCAGCCGCCAGCAACCCAGTCTCATACGGGCGAGCAGTGGACGACGCCTATCGCGCGATGTGGAAACGCTATTGCAACGGCGGCATCTGA
- a CDS encoding cupin domain-containing protein, producing MARQKASRPATKTAVKKRSGAKAAARSSARKAVKAKVRTAPAKSAPKKPARPKQRIAVSHHREEDFKADGLRTYAKYRDLGIADATHGLAQAHVIRLQGPCDPAEVSKLHFHDVDFQMVYVLKGWVKTYMDGQGETLMKEGSAWTQPPKIKHMILDYSDDVELLEVILPAEFRTVELKA from the coding sequence ATGGCCAGGCAAAAAGCATCAAGACCCGCAACGAAAACCGCGGTGAAGAAGCGGAGCGGCGCCAAGGCCGCGGCGCGATCCTCTGCGCGCAAGGCGGTGAAGGCGAAGGTGCGCACTGCGCCCGCCAAGAGCGCGCCGAAAAAGCCCGCTCGTCCCAAGCAGCGCATCGCAGTCAGTCATCATCGCGAAGAGGATTTCAAAGCCGACGGCCTACGCACTTACGCAAAATACCGCGACCTCGGCATCGCCGACGCAACCCACGGCCTCGCGCAGGCGCATGTCATCCGCCTGCAAGGCCCCTGCGATCCGGCTGAAGTGTCAAAACTGCACTTCCACGACGTCGACTTCCAGATGGTCTACGTGCTCAAGGGCTGGGTGAAGACCTACATGGACGGCCAGGGCGAGACCCTGATGAAGGAAGGTAGCGCCTGGACCCAGCCGCCGAAGATCAAGCACATGATCCTGGACTATTCGGACGACGTCGAACTGCTGGAGGTGATCTTGCCTGCGGAGTTTCGGACGGTGGAGTTGAAGGCGTAG
- a CDS encoding NupC/NupG family nucleoside CNT transporter — MLRLQSALGIFALLLIAFALAENRRAVSLRQAAIGLVATFVTAIVLLKLPIVARAFGAINDAVGAISAASRAGSSFVFGYVGGGPLPFDLKVPGADFILAFQALPIVLVMSVLTTLLFYWRVLPPVVRGMAWLLERTLGVGGAVGLSTAANIFLGMVEAPLFVRPYLKQMTRSELFLVMTGGMAGIAGTVLVLYATLLAPLIPDAAAHFVIASVLGAPAAILVSLIMVPETSDRRTGGALEDPEMEVSGTMDAIVKGTSAGIELLINIVAMLLVLVALVYLVNAILGLLPDIGGAAISLQRLLGLVMAPVCWLMGLPWDQAVTAGSLMGTKTVLNELIAYVDFSKLPPDALDPRSRLIMLYAMCGFANFASLGIMIGGLGVMAPERRQEINALGLKSIVSGTLTTCLMGAVVGVLA; from the coding sequence ATGCTGCGCCTGCAATCGGCACTCGGCATTTTCGCATTGCTGCTGATCGCGTTCGCGTTGGCAGAGAATCGCCGTGCGGTCTCGTTGCGGCAGGCGGCGATCGGCCTCGTCGCCACCTTCGTCACCGCCATCGTCCTCCTGAAGCTGCCGATCGTCGCGCGCGCCTTCGGCGCCATCAACGACGCGGTCGGCGCGATCTCCGCGGCCTCGCGCGCCGGCTCCTCCTTCGTGTTCGGCTATGTCGGGGGCGGTCCCCTGCCCTTCGATCTGAAGGTGCCGGGCGCCGATTTCATCCTGGCATTCCAGGCGCTGCCGATCGTGCTGGTGATGAGCGTGCTGACGACGCTGCTGTTCTATTGGCGGGTGCTGCCGCCTGTCGTGCGCGGCATGGCCTGGCTGCTGGAGCGCACGCTCGGTGTCGGCGGTGCGGTCGGGCTGTCGACCGCCGCCAACATCTTCCTCGGCATGGTCGAGGCGCCGCTGTTCGTGCGGCCATATCTGAAGCAGATGACCCGCAGCGAGCTGTTCCTGGTGATGACCGGCGGCATGGCGGGCATCGCCGGCACCGTGCTGGTGCTCTATGCGACGCTGCTTGCTCCCCTGATCCCTGATGCCGCAGCGCATTTCGTCATCGCCTCCGTGCTGGGCGCGCCGGCCGCAATCCTCGTCAGCCTGATCATGGTGCCAGAGACATCCGACAGGCGCACCGGCGGCGCGCTGGAAGACCCCGAGATGGAGGTCTCCGGCACGATGGATGCGATCGTGAAGGGCACCAGCGCGGGAATCGAGCTGCTGATCAACATCGTTGCCATGTTGCTGGTGCTGGTGGCGCTGGTCTATCTCGTCAATGCCATCCTTGGCCTGTTGCCTGATATCGGCGGCGCCGCGATCTCGCTTCAGCGCCTGCTTGGGCTCGTGATGGCGCCGGTGTGCTGGCTGATGGGGTTGCCGTGGGACCAGGCAGTGACGGCCGGCAGCCTGATGGGCACCAAGACCGTGCTCAACGAGCTGATCGCCTATGTCGATTTCTCGAAACTACCGCCTGATGCGCTCGACCCGCGCTCGCGCCTGATCATGCTCTACGCGATGTGCGGCTTCGCCAATTTCGCCAGCCTCGGTATCATGATCGGCGGCTTAGGGGTGATGGCGCCGGAGCGGCGCCAGGAGATCAACGCGCTCGGGCTGAAATCGATCGTGTCGGGGACGTTGACGACGTGCCTGATGGGGGCGGTGGTGGGGGTGCTGGCGTAG
- a CDS encoding MFS transporter → MPEQPISGHPPVSARALLSHRAFLFFLLSRSLSRFSSQIAAVAIGWQIYDLTGSAFDLGMVGLVQFLPTALLVFVAGHAADRYERKRVVQLCQLVEAATALYLALITYLGAVSEVQIFIATFVLGIAGAFESPTTAALLPLIAPQGSLQRATAISSGAAQVATITGPALGGFAYAVAPHLAYAVMVLFWIFGMILTGFIRPRPQAVAKEGTSSDNIFAGVRFIRGNPAILGTISLDLFAVLFGGVTALLPIYARDILQAGPVGLGVLRAAPAVGALLMTMVLARHAISRHVGLRMFQAVIVFGLATIVFALSSWMWLSVLALAILGAADTISVVIRFSLVQLATPDEMRGRVGAVNFLFINASNQLGQFESGVAAALLGAMPAAVLGGVATVAVALLWMKLFPSLRQVQSLE, encoded by the coding sequence ATGCCAGAGCAGCCAATATCCGGACATCCGCCAGTCAGTGCCCGCGCGCTCCTCTCCCACCGGGCGTTCCTGTTCTTCCTGCTGTCGCGCAGCCTGTCGCGCTTTTCCAGCCAGATCGCGGCGGTCGCGATCGGCTGGCAGATCTACGATCTCACCGGCTCGGCCTTCGACCTCGGTATGGTCGGCCTTGTGCAGTTCCTTCCCACCGCACTCCTGGTATTCGTCGCCGGCCATGCCGCCGACCGCTACGAGCGGAAGCGCGTGGTCCAGCTCTGCCAGCTCGTGGAAGCTGCGACCGCGCTCTATCTGGCCCTCATCACCTATCTCGGCGCAGTCAGCGAAGTGCAGATCTTCATCGCGACCTTCGTGCTCGGCATCGCCGGCGCCTTCGAGAGCCCGACCACGGCGGCACTGCTGCCGCTGATCGCGCCGCAGGGCTCGCTCCAGCGCGCCACTGCGATCTCGAGTGGCGCGGCGCAGGTTGCGACCATCACGGGGCCGGCGCTCGGCGGCTTTGCGTACGCCGTCGCGCCGCATCTCGCTTATGCGGTGATGGTGCTGTTTTGGATTTTTGGGATGATCCTGACCGGCTTCATCCGGCCGCGCCCGCAGGCGGTGGCCAAGGAGGGAACGAGCTCGGACAACATCTTTGCCGGCGTCCGCTTCATCCGCGGCAATCCGGCGATCCTCGGCACCATCTCGCTCGATCTGTTCGCTGTATTGTTCGGCGGCGTCACCGCACTGCTGCCGATCTATGCCCGCGACATCCTCCAGGCCGGCCCGGTCGGGCTCGGCGTGCTGCGTGCGGCGCCTGCCGTCGGCGCACTCCTGATGACCATGGTGCTGGCCCGTCACGCCATCTCGCGTCACGTGGGCTTGCGCATGTTCCAGGCTGTGATCGTGTTCGGCCTCGCCACCATCGTGTTCGCGCTGTCATCCTGGATGTGGCTGTCGGTACTCGCGCTGGCGATTTTGGGAGCGGCCGATACGATCAGCGTCGTGATCCGCTTCTCGTTGGTGCAGCTCGCAACGCCGGACGAGATGCGCGGCCGCGTCGGCGCGGTGAACTTCCTGTTCATCAATGCCTCCAACCAGCTCGGCCAGTTCGAGAGCGGGGTGGCAGCCGCACTGCTCGGCGCGATGCCGGCCGCGGTGCTCGGCGGCGTTGCCACCGTTGCGGTGGCGCTGCTCTGGATGAAGCTGTTCCCGAGCCTGCGCCAGGTGCAGAGCTTGGAGTAG